The window GACGAGCTGCCGAGATGCTCGAACAAGGGCGTCGTTACCCGGCCGTTGAGGCTGTGCAGCGGCCCCGGGAGGATCTTGAGCGGCGAGCGGTCCGGCTGGGCGGCGTGGATGACGGAGGCAAAGTGACCGCCGGTGCTGAACATGACGGTCGGGTACGGCAGCCCTAGCCAGCGCCGGTTGTATTCGGTCAGGTGACGAAGAACGTCGCGGACGAAGGTGTTATGCCGGCTCGCCATGAGGAAGCTGATGGAGAACCCGGTCGGGTGGGCCTCGGGGGCGACGAACTCGAAGCGGCGAAGCGGACCgagccctcgtcggcaccgaagGTCCatgtcgaggatggcgccgCCGTACTCGTGCAGCACCATGTACCGCagggcgtcgacgcgctCGATCGGGTACGGGTAGCTCTCCCACATGTCGTACAGCTCGGGGAACCTGTCGGCCACGAACGAGGCCGCGTTCTCGTCGGTCCAGAGGTGTGCCGTCCAGCCCGGATGAAGCTCGAGGCAGCTCCGCACCGTCTCCTCCCACTCCGGCGGCCACCCGGTCCGGGGCATGCCAAGGGCGATGTGGTGCAAGACGGGCGGGATCACGTCATGGTAgggcgcggccgagagcTGCCCGCGGCTGTAGTTGGCGAATGTGATGTCGAatccgtcctcgtccgagaggaggaagccgctcgctcgctcgcgccAGTCGACGCGCAGCGCCGCCAGCGTCCACGACGTGCGCAGCAGGTCCCGGAGGAGAAACAGGGCGAGTGCCAGGACGAGGCCCGTCGTCAGGAGCGTCACTCTGGTCCTGCcgccggaggcggcggcgttaCCATGGGCAAGCCAAGCAGGACGGTGGTGAAGTGGTATcatgatggcgtcgacctcgagagAAGCTCACGCGACGGTTTGCTTCGACGAGAGCAGTTGCCCCTGTTCATGCCaccggcggccaaggcgatgcAAGGATGTGCCGCGATGTATGCTGCCGAGGGGACGGGAAACGCTCCGGCTCATGCGTAGAAGAGTCACCGATTCTCAGCGAGGCCACGCTGCGGCATTCAAGttcacgtcgacgtcgacggcacatGTCGGCACCGCCTTGTATTTGTAAGTGTGCATGGCCCTCGACCAAGCATTGCCCTCGAGCCGTCGATATTACCTGTCAGGACGACCGCCACGCTATCATAGCGGCATCATgctcgcccccctcccctccctctcctccctctcctctcctcccctcgTTCACTAAAAAAATGGGTGTAGACGGGGCGATGGAGTATTACGTAGCTGCCAGATATGAAGTCACCGGCTCGCCGGTGATGAAGCAGCATCGCCGCACGAGCTGCGTGAAGGCAATGCCAAGATGCCAAGGTACTAGCAAGGGCCATTCTGGGCCAAGCCTCCACCGACTCGTCGTCACGTTGCCGAGTTGCGAGATAACCatgcggcggcatcggcgacgtcggctcTGCGAACGGCATTACCAATCGTCGAGTTGATGAAGCTCACGGGCGGAAGCGGGCATGGCCACGATTGTCGACACTCTCCCTCGCATGAGTCTCATTCCGTCGATGAGTGGGTGTTGGCTGTTCAATTTCGAACGATTGACCGCCGTGCTGGCACAGCGACGGAGAAGCCTCGGGGTATCAGTGACGGGCGGAGTTGGTGCATCAAACTCCGTACCGGCGAgttcggacgacgacgaggccgcccgGAGTGTACGGGCACCTGCTGCGCTGGCAAGCCATCACTTGGTACGCAAGTAGTTGCGTACGCCTCACTTGTACCTTGCCGGTACTTTGCCTGCGATGTAAGGAGTGACGGGTA of the Drechmeria coniospora strain ARSEF 6962 chromosome 01, whole genome shotgun sequence genome contains:
- a CDS encoding glycosyl transferase — its product is MIPLHHRPAWLAHGNAAASGGRTRVTLLTTGLVLALALFLLRDLLRTSWTLAALRVDWRERASGFLLSDEDGFDITFANYSRGQLSAAPYHDVIPPVLHHIALGMPRTGWPPEWEETVRSCLELHPGWTAHLWTDENAASFVADRFPELYDMWESYPYPIERVDALRYMVLHEYGGAILDMDLRCRRGLGPLRRFEFVAPEAHPTGFSISFLMASRHNTFVRDVLRHLTEYNRRWLGLPYPTVMFSTGGHFASVIHAAQPDRSPLKILPGPLHSLNGRVTTPLFEHLGSSSWHSYDAQLITSLGASARFQLLLLLGLFLSLGLFLRWRRTFRL